One part of the Sandaracinaceae bacterium genome encodes these proteins:
- a CDS encoding sigma 54-interacting transcriptional regulator — translation MSSGQDGWTTASIEAIPAIEATKDPTPGFVLIYSRLHRQLPSAVPFASEVTSFGREPDNLLCIPEAAVSRYHGRVERRPDGCWIVDNGSTNGILVNGKRIAAHLLEPHDVVRIGDTLVRFADRGIYGYGAYRVDGSIVESARPIRHGLPECPLVGGFQVDQLLERVAKVARTQLSVIVTGESGTGKELVAKTVHLASGRGGAFQAINCAALPANLIESELFGYRKGAFTGASTDKPGLVKAAHRGTLFLDEIGDMPSEAQAKLLRVLQERQVLPVGATVPEPVDVRVVCATHRNLEELVSSGSFRGDLFARLREFTAHLPPLRERREDLHPLVRHFLTKSGRADATVSLPYMVGLAHYGWPYNVRELESAVKLSVALSEGRPELDLVHLPEPVRQCLQGHGEKRGPSAPSLPPQAAAPARGGGGTPSEAELRELLSRHRGNIAAVGRELGKERMQIHRWLKRYDIDVSDYRA, via the coding sequence ATGAGCAGCGGCCAAGACGGATGGACCACGGCCTCGATCGAGGCCATCCCGGCCATCGAGGCGACCAAGGATCCGACCCCCGGGTTCGTGCTCATCTACTCGCGCCTCCACCGGCAGCTCCCGAGCGCGGTCCCCTTCGCGTCGGAGGTGACCAGCTTCGGCCGCGAGCCCGACAACCTCTTGTGCATCCCCGAGGCGGCTGTCTCGCGCTATCACGGGCGGGTCGAGCGTCGCCCCGACGGGTGCTGGATCGTCGACAACGGCTCCACCAACGGCATCCTGGTCAACGGCAAACGCATCGCCGCGCACCTGCTCGAGCCGCACGACGTCGTCCGCATCGGCGACACCCTCGTCCGCTTCGCCGACCGGGGCATCTACGGCTACGGCGCGTACCGCGTCGACGGCAGCATCGTGGAGTCCGCGCGCCCCATCCGACACGGCCTCCCGGAGTGCCCCCTCGTGGGCGGGTTCCAGGTCGATCAGCTGCTCGAGCGGGTGGCCAAGGTCGCCCGGACACAGCTCTCGGTGATCGTCACCGGGGAGAGCGGCACCGGCAAGGAGCTGGTGGCCAAGACCGTCCACCTCGCGTCGGGGCGCGGCGGCGCCTTCCAGGCCATCAACTGCGCCGCGCTGCCCGCCAACCTGATCGAGAGCGAGCTGTTCGGCTACCGCAAGGGCGCGTTCACGGGCGCGTCGACCGACAAGCCCGGCCTCGTGAAGGCGGCGCACCGGGGCACGCTCTTCCTCGACGAGATCGGCGACATGCCCTCGGAGGCCCAGGCGAAGCTGCTCCGCGTGCTCCAGGAGCGGCAGGTCCTGCCGGTCGGCGCGACCGTGCCCGAGCCGGTCGACGTGCGCGTCGTCTGCGCCACGCACCGCAACCTCGAGGAGCTCGTCTCGAGCGGGAGCTTCCGCGGCGACCTCTTCGCCCGGCTGCGGGAGTTCACCGCGCATCTCCCGCCCTTGCGCGAGCGGCGCGAGGATCTGCATCCCCTCGTCCGGCACTTCCTGACCAAGTCGGGCCGCGCCGACGCGACGGTCTCGCTCCCTTACATGGTCGGCCTGGCCCACTACGGCTGGCCATACAACGTGCGCGAGCTGGAGAGCGCGGTGAAGCTCTCGGTCGCGCTCTCGGAGGGCCGCCCGGAGCTGGACCTCGTCCACCTTCCCGAGCCGGTGCGGCAGTGTCTCCAGGGCCACGGCGAGAAGCGCGGGCCCAGCGCGCCGTCGCTCCCCCCGCAGGCCGCGGCCCCAGCGCGCGGCGGCGGTGGGACGCCCTCCGAGGCCGAGCTGCGCGAGCTGCTCAGCCGACACCGAGGCAACATCGCCGCCGTCGGCCGCGAGCTCGGCAAAGAGCGCATGCAGATCCACCGCTGGCTCAAGCGCTACGACATCGACGTCAGCGACTATCGCGCATAG
- a CDS encoding hybrid sensor histidine kinase/response regulator produces MLAGVGDVQGLGLTDAVTAMLQLEEPPPALVALLDRAQAGAPGSERLADRTVFAWPAPTGVRVMLAPDVGDGALVRRAAAADMAAGVTHELANALTAIAGWTRMASTGGPLPDRTREALDVVQRSARGALDTARGLLRTMRDADGHVLPSRPDDTDVGAVIHEVLETLRPELEEASITLETDLSANVIGTAPPAALRLVVSNLVRNAFEALDEGGTIRVEVDRRGERFVLTVADDGPGMAKETLAQAFDRYFTTKRSGTGLGLALVRDTVHEAGGRLEVFTREGRGTRFDVWLPLAGAANLSMRPPRVSTASSGVHPKPVMVNLRVLVVDDDAGMRSMMRTALEIQGAQVTDADGYESAIALEGPFDLALVDLNLGDGRGDELIGALRADERVQRAVLLSGSADVELGATGDPDAVLRKPFELEDLHQVIERVVGNGSLEAEG; encoded by the coding sequence GTGCTGGCGGGGGTCGGGGATGTACAGGGCCTCGGCCTGACCGATGCAGTCACCGCGATGCTCCAGCTCGAGGAGCCGCCCCCCGCGCTGGTGGCGCTCCTGGACCGCGCGCAGGCCGGCGCGCCCGGATCCGAGCGGCTCGCCGATCGAACCGTCTTCGCGTGGCCCGCGCCGACGGGCGTCCGGGTCATGCTCGCGCCCGACGTGGGGGACGGCGCGCTGGTCCGGCGCGCCGCCGCCGCAGACATGGCCGCCGGCGTCACGCACGAGCTGGCCAACGCGCTGACCGCCATCGCTGGCTGGACACGCATGGCCTCGACGGGCGGCCCCCTCCCCGACCGGACGCGCGAGGCGCTCGACGTCGTCCAGCGGAGCGCCCGGGGCGCGCTCGACACCGCGCGTGGCCTGCTCCGCACGATGCGCGACGCGGACGGACACGTGCTCCCGAGCCGGCCCGACGACACCGACGTCGGCGCGGTGATCCACGAGGTCCTCGAGACCTTGCGCCCGGAGCTCGAGGAGGCCTCGATCACGCTCGAGACGGATCTCTCGGCCAACGTGATCGGCACCGCGCCCCCGGCCGCGCTCCGCCTCGTGGTGAGCAACCTGGTCCGGAACGCGTTCGAAGCCCTCGACGAGGGCGGCACCATCCGGGTGGAGGTCGACCGGCGGGGAGAGCGCTTCGTGCTCACGGTCGCGGACGACGGCCCGGGCATGGCGAAGGAGACCCTCGCCCAGGCCTTCGACCGGTACTTCACGACCAAGCGCTCCGGGACCGGGCTCGGCCTCGCGCTCGTGCGCGACACGGTGCACGAGGCGGGCGGACGCCTGGAGGTGTTCACGCGGGAGGGCCGCGGCACCCGGTTCGACGTGTGGCTCCCGCTCGCGGGCGCGGCGAACCTGTCGATGCGACCGCCCCGGGTCTCGACCGCCTCCAGCGGCGTGCACCCGAAGCCCGTGATGGTGAACCTGCGCGTGCTCGTGGTGGACGACGACGCGGGGATGCGCTCGATGATGCGCACGGCGCTGGAGATCCAGGGCGCGCAGGTCACCGACGCCGACGGCTACGAGAGCGCGATCGCCCTCGAGGGCCCGTTCGACCTGGCGCTGGTGGACCTGAACCTCGGCGACGGCCGCGGCGACGAGCTCATCGGCGCGCTGCGGGCGGACGAGCGCGTCCAGCGCGCGGTGCTCCTCAGCGGCTCGGCCGACGTGGAGCTGGGCGCCACGGGCGACCCCGACGCGGTGCTCCGCAAGCCGTTCGAGCTCGAGGATCTCCACCAGGTCATCGAGCGCGTGGTCGGCAACGGCTCCCTCGAAGCCGAAGGCTGA
- the mtnA gene encoding S-methyl-5-thioribose-1-phosphate isomerase, which yields MNRPELSRPPITGEAQSFFAVEYEPATGEVVMLDQRLLPGQVVYHRYTKPDEVAAGIRDMVVRGAPAIGISAAYALAQLARNERGDAKMFLVVNGVASRKLNETRPTAVNLAWAIARMSKRAAEVAALHPDERAAAMQAEAEAIHREDVKACKEMGALGAKDVPDGATILTHCNAGALATGGYGTALGVIRAAHEAGKSIRVLASETRPYLQGARLTSWELHTDGIPVEVITDNMAGHFFQKGEIDFVVVGSDRVCANGDVANKIGTYTHAVMADAHSVPFTVAAPWSTVDLRCAEGAQVPIEQRSREEVARVGERVLVADGIGCRHPAFDVTPARLVGALYTERGAVRPRDGETPGALISRE from the coding sequence ATGAACAGACCCGAGCTCTCCCGCCCGCCGATCACCGGCGAGGCGCAGTCCTTCTTCGCCGTCGAGTACGAGCCCGCCACCGGCGAGGTCGTCATGCTCGATCAGCGGCTCCTCCCGGGACAGGTCGTCTATCACCGCTACACCAAGCCGGACGAAGTGGCGGCGGGGATCCGCGACATGGTGGTGCGCGGGGCGCCGGCCATCGGGATCAGCGCGGCGTACGCCCTGGCACAGCTCGCGCGCAACGAGCGGGGCGACGCGAAGATGTTCCTCGTCGTGAACGGCGTGGCCTCGCGCAAGCTCAACGAGACCCGGCCGACCGCGGTGAACCTCGCGTGGGCCATCGCGCGCATGAGCAAGCGCGCGGCCGAGGTCGCCGCGCTCCACCCCGACGAGCGCGCGGCGGCGATGCAGGCCGAGGCGGAGGCGATCCACCGCGAGGACGTCAAGGCGTGCAAGGAGATGGGCGCGCTCGGCGCGAAGGACGTGCCCGACGGGGCGACGATCCTGACCCACTGCAACGCGGGCGCGCTCGCCACCGGAGGCTACGGGACGGCGCTCGGGGTGATCCGCGCGGCGCACGAGGCGGGCAAGTCCATTCGCGTGCTCGCGAGCGAGACGCGGCCGTATCTGCAGGGCGCGCGGCTGACCTCGTGGGAGCTCCACACCGACGGGATCCCGGTCGAGGTGATCACCGACAACATGGCGGGTCACTTCTTCCAGAAGGGGGAGATCGACTTCGTGGTGGTGGGCAGCGATCGCGTCTGCGCCAACGGAGACGTGGCGAACAAGATCGGCACCTACACCCACGCGGTGATGGCCGACGCGCACTCCGTGCCGTTCACGGTCGCGGCGCCGTGGAGCACGGTGGACCTGCGGTGCGCGGAGGGCGCGCAGGTGCCCATCGAGCAGCGATCGCGCGAGGAGGTCGCCCGGGTGGGCGAGCGGGTGCTGGTCGCGGATGGGATCGGGTGCCGCCATCCGGCCTTCGACGTCACACCGGCCCGGCTCGTGGGGGCGCTCTACACCGAGCGCGGGGCGGTGCGGCCTCGTGACGGCGAGACACCGGGCGCGTTGATCTCCCGGGAATGA
- a CDS encoding dipeptidase, with amino-acid sequence MSARGAGAGTGSGTGVGTGAGTGTGTGTGTGAGTGTGTGTGTGTGTGTGAGAPGIIAIDTHVDTTQRMLDADDDIGGTLPGGHLDMPRMRAGGLSGAFFSIWVNPTRYPGERAWERALALIGAVRQVAERHPEAAAVCTTADEVRRAHADGKIALLMGVEGGHALGAPEEEGVYFERLRELHRLGVRYMTVTWSNDNALGHASTGDAPSRGLTPLGRRVVAEMNRLGIIVDVSHVSDRTFWDILEVTERPVLASHSSCRALADHPRNMTDRMIRAVSEQGGAVCINYYTQYIDVAYAGRRRALEAAHRDRFDAVEDAHDHSWLRWAPRNALARELGPELGTPTLETLGAHFAHAAQVGSPEAVCLGSDFDGVGELPIGLDDVSFLPALRGELERRELPIRPIFGENVLRVLAAQSGT; translated from the coding sequence GTGTCGGCTCGGGGAGCGGGGGCGGGAACCGGGTCGGGCACGGGCGTGGGGACGGGCGCGGGGACGGGGACGGGGACGGGGACGGGGACGGGCGCGGGGACGGGGACGGGGACGGGGACGGGGACGGGGACGGGGACGGGCACGGGCGCAGGCGCGCCCGGGATCATCGCGATCGACACGCACGTGGACACCACGCAGCGGATGCTCGACGCGGATGACGACATCGGGGGGACGCTGCCGGGCGGGCACCTGGACATGCCGCGGATGCGGGCGGGGGGGCTGAGCGGGGCCTTCTTCAGCATCTGGGTGAACCCGACGCGGTACCCGGGGGAGCGCGCCTGGGAGCGGGCGCTCGCGCTGATCGGCGCGGTGCGGCAGGTGGCGGAGCGGCACCCGGAGGCGGCGGCGGTCTGCACGACCGCGGACGAGGTGCGGCGTGCGCACGCGGACGGGAAGATCGCGCTGCTGATGGGGGTCGAAGGAGGGCACGCGCTCGGGGCGCCGGAGGAGGAGGGCGTGTACTTCGAGCGCCTGCGAGAGCTGCATCGGCTCGGCGTGCGCTACATGACCGTCACCTGGTCGAACGACAACGCGCTCGGGCACGCGTCGACGGGGGACGCGCCGTCGCGGGGGCTCACGCCGCTCGGGCGCCGGGTGGTCGCGGAGATGAACCGGCTCGGGATCATCGTCGACGTCTCGCACGTGAGCGACCGGACGTTCTGGGACATCCTCGAGGTCACCGAGCGGCCCGTGCTCGCGTCGCACTCCTCGTGCCGCGCGCTCGCCGATCACCCGCGCAACATGACCGATCGCATGATCCGCGCGGTGTCCGAGCAGGGGGGCGCGGTCTGCATCAACTACTACACGCAGTACATCGACGTGGCCTACGCAGGCCGGCGGCGCGCGCTCGAGGCCGCACATCGCGATCGCTTCGACGCGGTCGAGGACGCGCACGACCACTCGTGGCTGCGCTGGGCGCCCCGCAACGCGCTCGCGCGGGAGCTCGGCCCGGAGCTCGGCACGCCGACGCTGGAGACGCTGGGCGCGCACTTCGCGCACGCGGCGCAGGTCGGCTCGCCGGAGGCGGTCTGTCTCGGCTCGGACTTCGACGGGGTGGGGGAGCTGCCGATCGGGCTGGACGACGTGTCCTTCCTGCCCGCGCTGCGCGGCGAGCTCGAGCGGCGAGAGCTCCCCATCCGGCCGATCTTCGGCGAGAACGTGCTGCGGGTCCTCGCGGCCCAGAGCGGCACCTGA